In Gemmata obscuriglobus, a single genomic region encodes these proteins:
- a CDS encoding MlaE family ABC transporter permease: MSLLPSRTQLSAWVEWGTEASIAFGDWWLFAFRSLAGIFGRAFRAGEFLRVAVEVGTNSVGVVAITGTFIGMVLAVQAYGQFHTIGMETSLGAVIHISVVRELGPVLAAVMLAGRVGSAMAAELATMRVTEQLDALACLGVDPVKYLVGPRLLACFLLLPLLTVLADVMGLFGSSLICLHVYHIDSHHYWRHTREFVKLWDVSVGLMKAFVFGAVLSLIACHRGFNSKAGAAGVGRAATEAFVIAFVAILIIDFLLAMLANSAYALLWPPAAAKVM, encoded by the coding sequence ATGTCTTTGCTCCCGTCACGCACGCAACTGTCAGCCTGGGTCGAGTGGGGCACCGAAGCCTCCATCGCGTTCGGCGACTGGTGGCTGTTCGCGTTCCGGTCGCTTGCCGGCATCTTCGGGCGCGCGTTCCGAGCGGGCGAGTTCCTCCGGGTCGCGGTCGAGGTGGGCACCAACAGCGTCGGGGTGGTGGCCATCACCGGGACGTTCATCGGGATGGTGCTGGCCGTTCAGGCATACGGGCAGTTCCACACCATCGGGATGGAAACGTCGCTCGGCGCGGTCATTCACATCTCAGTCGTCCGCGAACTCGGGCCGGTGCTGGCCGCGGTGATGCTGGCGGGTCGCGTCGGCTCGGCGATGGCTGCGGAACTCGCCACCATGCGCGTGACCGAGCAGCTTGACGCGCTCGCGTGCCTCGGCGTGGACCCGGTGAAGTACCTCGTCGGCCCCCGGTTGCTCGCGTGCTTTCTACTGCTACCGCTGCTCACGGTGCTGGCCGACGTGATGGGGCTGTTCGGCAGTTCGCTCATCTGCCTTCACGTGTATCACATCGACAGCCACCACTACTGGCGACACACACGCGAGTTCGTGAAACTGTGGGACGTGTCGGTCGGGCTCATGAAGGCGTTCGTTTTCGGCGCGGTGCTGTCACTGATCGCGTGTCACCGCGGGTTCAACAGCAAAGCCGGGGCGGCGGGTGTCGGCCGGGCCGCCACCGAAGCGTTCGTAATCGCGTTCGTCGCGATCCTCATTATCGATTTCTTGCTCGCGATGCTGGCGAACTCGGCTTACGCTCTCCTGTGGCCGCCCGCCGCCGCGAAGGTGATGTGA
- a CDS encoding citrate/2-methylcitrate synthase produces the protein MTTPVYSPGLEGVIAGETAVSTVESGLNYRGYGVGELTEYCSFDEVAYLLLHGELPNAAQLQQFHARVAAARQLPAPLMGLFAALPQSTLPLDALRTAVSVLGHFDPEAADSSHDANLRKAERLLAQIPVAIAAHHRVVKGQPVVPARQDLGHAANFLYMLRGSEAAPADVKALDVSLTLYAEHEYNASTFAARVIVSTLSDLHSGVTGAIGALKGPLHGGANEKVMDILLAAGGPENAEVWVRSALARKERIMGFGHRVYKAGDVRAGILKKYARGAADTAGTQKWEEAADIIERVMAAEKNMYPNLDWPAGRLYHAMKLEIPLYTPIFAMARIAGWAAHVVEQLDNNRLIRPRGLYKGPAARNVVPLARRS, from the coding sequence ATGACCACCCCAGTCTACTCTCCCGGCCTTGAAGGTGTCATCGCGGGCGAAACGGCCGTTTCGACCGTTGAAAGCGGTTTGAACTACCGCGGGTACGGTGTCGGCGAATTGACCGAGTATTGCTCGTTCGACGAGGTGGCGTACCTCCTTCTACACGGCGAGCTGCCGAACGCCGCTCAGCTCCAACAATTTCACGCCCGCGTCGCCGCGGCGCGGCAGCTTCCCGCTCCGCTCATGGGGCTGTTTGCCGCGCTACCCCAGAGTACGCTTCCGCTCGACGCGCTCCGCACGGCCGTCAGCGTGCTGGGGCACTTCGACCCGGAAGCCGCCGACTCCTCGCACGACGCGAACTTACGGAAGGCCGAACGGCTACTCGCCCAGATTCCGGTGGCCATCGCGGCCCACCATCGAGTTGTGAAGGGTCAGCCGGTCGTTCCCGCGCGCCAGGACCTCGGCCACGCGGCCAACTTCCTTTACATGCTCCGCGGGTCGGAGGCCGCACCGGCGGATGTCAAGGCGCTCGACGTGTCGCTCACTCTGTACGCCGAACACGAGTACAACGCGAGCACGTTCGCGGCCCGGGTGATCGTGTCCACGCTGTCCGACCTCCACAGCGGCGTGACCGGCGCGATCGGCGCGTTGAAAGGGCCACTGCACGGCGGGGCCAACGAAAAGGTGATGGACATCCTGCTCGCCGCGGGCGGCCCCGAGAACGCGGAAGTCTGGGTCCGGTCGGCGCTGGCGCGGAAAGAGCGGATCATGGGGTTCGGACACCGCGTCTATAAGGCCGGCGACGTGCGGGCGGGCATCCTCAAGAAGTACGCCCGCGGGGCGGCCGACACGGCCGGCACCCAGAAGTGGGAAGAGGCCGCCGACATCATCGAGCGGGTGATGGCCGCCGAGAAGAACATGTACCCCAACCTTGACTGGCCGGCGGGACGACTGTACCACGCGATGAAGCTTGAAATCCCGCTGTACACGCCGATCTTCGCGATGGCCCGTATCGCCGGCTGGGCGGCACACGTCGTCGAGCAACTCGACAACAACCGGCTCATCCGCCCACGCGGGCTCTACAAGGGACCGGCTGCCCGGAACGTGGTGCCTTTGGCCCGCCGCTCCTGA
- a CDS encoding peptidase domain-containing ABC transporter gives MSEPTAALPLSHAAPHHAAHAEHADHHHAAHMPPFRRLLGLLRPERGELWLVLLFAVCVGALTLATPVVAMAVVNTVALGTLIQQLVVLCVALFVALSLAAGLLILQTVVVEFIQRRVFVRVAADLSYRLPRVDLRAFDRQNGPELVNRFFDVLTVQKASATLLLDGITLALQVFIGLLLLGFYHSYLLGFDLILIGALAFLFLALGRGAVRSAVRESVAKYQVAGWMEEVARHPIAFKTAGGPALAAARTDELTREYLDARAAHFRVLMRQIGFALLLQAVANVALLAVGGALVIRGELTLGELVAAEIVVALVVATFTKLGKQLEAYYDLLAAVDKLGHLLDLPLEADGAEAQRPAGGGAAVAVRDVSFAYDQQPRAALVGLSLELAPGERVALVGPNGAGKSTLADLLYALRMPDRGWIEFDGADIRTLRRESLREQVALVKGVEVIEATVLENVRVGRAHVTHAEARAALQTVGLLEPVLALPKGLDTVMWSGGAPLSLGQASRLMVARAIVGRPRLIVLDEALDHMDADVRATVLPALLGPGAPWTLLVITHSDEVARSCDRVVRLDRSPEVPHGNA, from the coding sequence GTGAGTGAACCGACGGCCGCTCTGCCGCTCTCGCACGCGGCCCCCCACCACGCCGCGCATGCCGAACATGCCGACCACCATCACGCGGCGCACATGCCGCCGTTCCGCCGGTTGCTGGGCCTGCTCCGGCCCGAGCGCGGCGAGTTGTGGCTGGTGCTCCTGTTCGCCGTGTGCGTCGGGGCGCTGACGCTCGCCACCCCGGTCGTTGCGATGGCGGTGGTCAACACGGTGGCGCTCGGCACACTGATCCAGCAACTAGTTGTGCTCTGTGTGGCGCTGTTCGTCGCGCTGTCGCTCGCGGCCGGGCTGCTGATCCTCCAAACGGTCGTGGTGGAGTTCATCCAGCGCCGCGTGTTCGTGCGAGTCGCGGCCGACTTGTCGTACCGGCTGCCGCGGGTCGACCTCAGGGCGTTTGACCGCCAGAACGGGCCGGAACTGGTCAACCGCTTCTTCGACGTGCTGACCGTGCAGAAGGCGTCGGCCACCCTTCTGCTTGATGGCATCACGCTCGCCCTCCAAGTGTTCATCGGGCTGCTGCTCCTCGGCTTCTATCACAGCTACTTGCTCGGCTTCGACCTGATCCTCATCGGCGCCCTCGCGTTCTTGTTCCTGGCTCTGGGCCGCGGGGCGGTGCGGTCGGCGGTGCGCGAGTCGGTGGCGAAGTACCAGGTCGCGGGGTGGATGGAAGAGGTGGCGCGGCACCCGATCGCGTTCAAGACGGCGGGCGGCCCCGCGCTGGCCGCCGCCCGCACCGACGAGCTCACCCGCGAGTACCTGGACGCGCGCGCCGCACACTTCCGGGTCCTCATGCGGCAGATCGGGTTCGCGCTTTTGCTCCAGGCGGTCGCCAACGTCGCTCTGCTCGCCGTCGGGGGCGCGCTGGTGATCCGCGGCGAACTGACCCTCGGCGAGTTGGTCGCGGCCGAGATCGTGGTGGCGCTGGTGGTCGCGACGTTCACCAAGCTGGGTAAGCAGTTGGAGGCGTACTACGACCTGCTTGCGGCGGTGGACAAGCTCGGTCACCTGCTCGACCTGCCTCTTGAGGCCGACGGGGCGGAGGCGCAGAGGCCCGCCGGCGGCGGGGCCGCGGTCGCGGTGCGGGACGTGTCGTTCGCTTACGACCAGCAGCCCCGCGCCGCCCTCGTCGGGCTGTCGCTCGAGCTGGCGCCCGGCGAGCGGGTCGCGCTGGTCGGGCCGAACGGGGCCGGCAAGAGCACGCTGGCGGACCTCCTGTACGCCCTGCGCATGCCGGACCGCGGCTGGATCGAGTTCGACGGCGCGGACATCCGGACGCTCCGCCGGGAGTCCCTCCGCGAGCAGGTCGCGCTGGTCAAGGGCGTGGAGGTGATTGAGGCCACGGTGCTGGAAAACGTTCGCGTCGGCCGGGCCCACGTGACCCACGCGGAGGCCCGCGCCGCGCTCCAGACCGTCGGACTTCTCGAGCCGGTTCTGGCGCTGCCCAAAGGCCTCGACACCGTCATGTGGTCCGGCGGCGCGCCGCTCTCGCTGGGCCAGGCGAGCCGGCTGATGGTGGCCCGGGCCATCGTAGGCCGGCCGCGGCTGATCGTACTGGACGAGGCCCTCGACCACATGGATGCCGACGTCCGGGCGACCGTCCTGCCCGCGCTCCTCGGCCCCGGCGCCCCGTGGACGCTGCTTGTGATCACCCACTCCGACGAAGTCGCCCGGTCGTGCGACCGCGTCGTTCGGTTGGACCGTTCGCCGGAGGTGCCCCATGGGAACGCCTGA
- the mgtE gene encoding magnesium transporter yields MVHPLFSPEIRMMLAEKNAIGLREFCEELHPATVAEALDDEFSPEQIWEVISNANIRTQASVFEYLTPAQQVLMAEKARPQMGELLSKMSHDDRVDLLRRLPGRVTESVMRLVAEADRKDIATLFQYGENTVGALMTTDYAWLPGTLTAAEAIDQLRQEAPDRETIYYIYVLDDPNRRGDGSLAPRRLLGVVSLRDLILAPRHALIRELMETDLVTLRHDEDQEQVAQLFARYDFLAAPVVDEQFGLLGIVTHDDVLDVVREEATEDLQRQAAVGPIESDYLNASFYRVWRSRVQWLAVLFVAELATFTVMEFFEELIATVVVLALFVPLCISTGGNSGTQAATLVTRAMALGFARPRDWKRVLRRELLMGLALGLTLGVIAFVRGSLTPSDTRSGPRKVKEEFTVRVPAGTELSAQEVSSLWGGKSWDVSLAKGTPQTVTLEKNARVRLPEGVKTLTPPEPVGGEWVYRFPTECEVRTEPVSRWRLGLTVSIAVLGICLWGTLMGCLIPLVLQRFGLDPAVASGALVATLVDVSGIFIFFSAAWLILL; encoded by the coding sequence ATGGTTCACCCGCTGTTCAGCCCCGAGATCCGGATGATGCTCGCGGAGAAGAACGCCATCGGGTTGCGGGAGTTCTGCGAGGAGTTGCACCCCGCGACGGTGGCCGAGGCGCTCGACGACGAGTTCAGCCCGGAGCAGATCTGGGAGGTCATCAGCAACGCGAACATCCGGACGCAGGCGTCGGTGTTCGAGTACCTCACCCCGGCCCAACAGGTCCTGATGGCCGAGAAGGCCCGCCCGCAGATGGGCGAGTTGCTCTCGAAGATGTCGCACGACGACCGCGTGGACCTGCTCCGGCGGCTCCCGGGGCGGGTGACGGAATCGGTCATGCGGCTGGTGGCCGAGGCCGACCGCAAGGACATCGCGACGCTGTTCCAGTACGGGGAGAACACGGTCGGCGCGCTGATGACGACCGACTACGCCTGGCTGCCGGGCACGCTCACCGCCGCCGAGGCCATCGACCAGCTCCGACAGGAAGCCCCGGACCGCGAAACCATTTACTACATCTACGTCCTGGACGACCCGAACCGGCGCGGCGACGGCTCACTCGCGCCGCGCCGGCTGCTAGGTGTGGTGTCGCTGCGGGACCTAATCCTAGCCCCCCGGCACGCCCTGATCCGCGAGCTGATGGAAACGGACCTCGTCACGCTCCGGCACGACGAGGACCAGGAGCAGGTCGCGCAACTGTTTGCCCGGTACGACTTTCTGGCCGCGCCGGTGGTGGACGAGCAGTTCGGGCTCCTTGGCATCGTCACCCACGACGACGTGCTCGACGTGGTGCGCGAGGAGGCCACCGAGGACTTACAGCGCCAGGCGGCGGTCGGGCCGATCGAGAGCGACTACCTGAACGCAAGTTTCTACCGGGTGTGGCGGAGCCGCGTCCAGTGGCTCGCGGTGCTCTTCGTGGCCGAACTGGCAACGTTCACGGTGATGGAGTTTTTCGAGGAACTGATCGCGACCGTAGTGGTGCTCGCGCTGTTCGTTCCGCTCTGCATCTCAACCGGCGGCAACTCGGGCACCCAGGCGGCCACACTGGTGACACGGGCGATGGCGCTCGGCTTCGCCCGCCCGCGCGACTGGAAGCGGGTGCTACGGCGCGAGCTGCTGATGGGGCTCGCGCTCGGCCTCACACTTGGGGTCATTGCGTTCGTGCGCGGGTCGCTCACTCCGAGCGACACGCGGAGCGGTCCGCGCAAGGTGAAAGAGGAGTTCACTGTTCGCGTGCCGGCGGGCACGGAACTGTCAGCACAAGAGGTCTCCTCCCTTTGGGGCGGTAAGAGTTGGGACGTGTCGCTCGCCAAAGGCACCCCGCAAACCGTCACGCTCGAAAAGAACGCCCGCGTGCGGCTCCCCGAGGGGGTTAAAACACTCACGCCGCCCGAACCGGTCGGGGGTGAATGGGTGTACCGGTTCCCGACCGAGTGCGAGGTGCGCACCGAGCCCGTGAGCCGGTGGCGGCTGGGGCTGACGGTTTCCATCGCGGTACTCGGCATCTGCTTGTGGGGCACGCTGATGGGCTGCCTCATCCCGCTCGTATTGCAGCGGTTCGGGCTCGACCCCGCGGTCGCGTCCGGCGCCCTCGTGGCGACGCTCGTGGACGTGAGCGGCATTTTCATCTTCTTCTCGGCTGCCTGGCTCATCCTGCTCTGA
- the panC gene encoding pantoate--beta-alanine ligase gives MLTPIAPTIADVRNAVSGARAAGKTVGFVPTMGALHEGHAALVRAARAATDFVVVSIFVNPTQFGPNEDFAKYPRTLEADQRVCAGSGADLIFAPGVAEMYPAGAVTSVDVAKLGDHLCGAARPGHFRGVCTVVLKLFNIVAPDVAFFGSKDYQQARIIVQMVRDLDVPVRVRVEPTVREPDGLALSSRNRYLSPAERAVAPRIQQALRVARERVRAGEVDAARLESALHAELSAIPGARVDYARVVDAETVQPLARLDRPAVAAVAVFLGTTRLIDNLSLAECGTRDVE, from the coding sequence ATGCTGACGCCCATTGCACCGACCATCGCCGACGTGCGGAACGCCGTCTCCGGGGCTCGCGCCGCCGGCAAGACCGTCGGGTTCGTGCCCACGATGGGCGCGCTCCACGAAGGGCACGCGGCCCTGGTGCGTGCGGCCCGCGCCGCGACCGACTTCGTGGTGGTGTCGATCTTCGTGAACCCGACCCAGTTCGGGCCGAACGAAGACTTCGCCAAATACCCGCGCACCCTCGAAGCCGATCAGCGGGTGTGCGCGGGCTCCGGCGCCGACCTGATTTTCGCCCCGGGCGTCGCAGAGATGTACCCCGCAGGGGCGGTCACGTCCGTGGACGTGGCCAAGCTCGGCGACCACCTGTGCGGAGCCGCCCGCCCCGGGCACTTCCGCGGCGTGTGTACGGTCGTGCTGAAGCTGTTCAACATCGTGGCGCCGGACGTGGCGTTCTTCGGCTCAAAAGACTACCAGCAGGCCCGCATCATCGTGCAGATGGTCCGGGACCTCGACGTGCCGGTCCGGGTCCGCGTCGAGCCGACCGTGCGCGAGCCGGACGGGCTCGCGCTCAGTTCCCGCAACCGCTACCTGAGCCCCGCCGAGCGCGCCGTCGCGCCGCGCATCCAGCAGGCGCTTCGGGTGGCGCGTGAGCGCGTCCGGGCCGGCGAGGTCGACGCCGCCCGGCTCGAATCGGCGCTTCACGCCGAACTGTCCGCGATACCGGGCGCGCGGGTCGATTACGCGCGCGTCGTGGACGCCGAAACGGTCCAGCCCCTCGCACGGTTGGACCGCCCCGCGGTCGCGGCGGTCGCGGTGTTCCTCGGCACCACGCGGCTCATCGACAACCTTTCGCTCGCGGAATGCGGGACGCGGGACGTGGAGTAA
- the cyaB gene encoding class IV adenylate cyclase: MLEVEVKYRNADRTAAVATLLEWGATLAQDRTDLDLYFQAPDRDLKASDEAFRLRRIGPKNCLTYKGPRRDTETKTRPEIEVPLGDGDTAAADMQRLLVALGYTPVTTVKKKRRVYQFARDGFDLEACFDTVDGVGAFVELEILADEAQYDAAKTVLLAAATELGLTEQEPRSYLSMVLQTQGSPLA, encoded by the coding sequence ATGCTCGAAGTCGAAGTGAAGTACCGGAACGCCGACCGCACCGCGGCCGTCGCCACGCTCCTCGAATGGGGGGCCACGCTCGCCCAGGACCGCACCGACCTGGACCTGTACTTTCAGGCGCCCGACCGCGACCTGAAGGCGTCCGACGAGGCGTTCCGGCTGCGCCGTATCGGCCCCAAGAACTGCCTCACTTACAAAGGGCCGCGGCGCGACACCGAGACGAAAACCCGGCCCGAGATCGAGGTCCCGCTCGGGGACGGCGACACCGCCGCCGCGGACATGCAGCGCCTCCTGGTGGCGCTCGGCTACACGCCGGTTACCACGGTGAAGAAGAAGCGCCGGGTGTACCAGTTCGCCCGCGACGGCTTCGACCTGGAAGCCTGTTTCGATACGGTCGACGGGGTGGGCGCGTTTGTGGAGCTCGAAATTCTCGCCGACGAGGCGCAATACGACGCGGCCAAAACCGTTCTGCTGGCTGCGGCGACCGAACTCGGGCTAACGGAACAGGAACCGCGCTCGTACCTCTCAATGGTTCTCCAGACGCAGGGCTCGCCGCTCGCCTGA
- a CDS encoding site-2 protease family protein translates to MFSSLKLGKVLGIDLYVHGTFWLLPLLVLFSGLDSSVGELAFELLFVFAVFGCVALHELGHALAAAAYGIRTRDITLYPVGGVASLERMPERPGREIAVALAGPAVNVIIASGLFVALVVGGSMFELSSVSGGDVAGAFLGRLLIANVFLTVFNLLPAFPMDGGRVLRALLSTQMPRVRATETAVGVGTVMAVVFGVAGLLLPSLSLLAVAVVVWMLGQAELAHVRADARRRRIERQEREFFGEPARADADSDLAERRFTGLAWNANYGVWVQWVNGVPVRALPR, encoded by the coding sequence ATGTTTAGCTCCTTAAAATTAGGAAAGGTACTCGGCATCGACCTGTACGTTCACGGAACGTTCTGGCTGCTGCCGCTACTTGTGCTCTTCTCCGGCCTCGACAGCAGCGTCGGGGAGCTGGCGTTCGAGTTGCTGTTCGTGTTCGCGGTGTTTGGTTGTGTGGCGCTCCACGAATTGGGTCACGCGCTGGCGGCGGCGGCTTACGGCATCCGAACGCGGGACATCACGCTGTACCCGGTCGGTGGGGTCGCCTCGCTCGAACGGATGCCGGAACGCCCAGGCCGCGAAATTGCTGTCGCGCTGGCGGGGCCGGCCGTGAACGTGATCATCGCGTCCGGGCTCTTCGTCGCGCTGGTGGTCGGCGGCTCGATGTTCGAGTTATCCTCGGTGTCCGGCGGCGACGTGGCCGGCGCGTTCTTGGGCCGCTTGCTGATCGCCAACGTGTTCCTGACCGTGTTTAACCTGCTCCCGGCGTTCCCGATGGACGGCGGGCGCGTGCTGCGGGCGCTGCTCAGCACCCAGATGCCGCGAGTACGGGCTACGGAAACGGCCGTGGGCGTGGGCACCGTGATGGCTGTCGTTTTTGGTGTCGCGGGCCTGTTGCTCCCGAGTCTGAGCCTGCTCGCGGTCGCCGTCGTGGTGTGGATGCTGGGTCAGGCGGAACTGGCGCACGTGCGCGCGGACGCGCGCCGGCGGCGGATCGAGCGCCAGGAGCGCGAGTTCTTCGGCGAGCCGGCGCGAGCGGATGCCGACAGTGACCTCGCCGAGCGGCGATTCACCGGGCTGGCGTGGAACGCGAACTACGGGGTCTGGGTGCAGTGGGTGAACGGCGTACCCGTTCGTGCCCTGCCCCGCTAA